From the genome of Salvelinus fontinalis isolate EN_2023a unplaced genomic scaffold, ASM2944872v1 scaffold_1957, whole genome shotgun sequence:
TGCGGTGTCACACGTTGGGATGTAGGCTCCAATTGGGCCATGTGTCGCGGCATCTCTAGCACGCTCACATGGGGTCTTGGGTCGTATCGTAGCATCTGGACACAGGTAACAAACATTGTAATGTGGACAAAATGTATGGACATAATATACATTGCTGGACATACATCCCAGAATCTTGGTTTGCGTCCCATTTGGGACCCTACTCCCCCTAGTCAGAAGTAGTTTATACGGATTAGGGTTCCACTTCAGAAGTAACCTACGTACTAACTAGCTAAATACTGAAATTCTGCTACTTTTTTAAAAGCCCTATGCAGGCAAAATTCCATTTCTGTTTTTTGtataacagctgatgaaacaaagaCTGAAAGTGGGGGTAAATtgtatcagtgttatttcctgatagttgctagaCAATCCAATCATACATCCAGTTGAATGTATGAAACAGTTCATATCAGAATACCTCAGGCCAGCATCTAGACACCAATATACATCTCTGGAACTCGAggagtggcaggtagactagcagttagagagttgggccagtaactgaaaggttgctagttttTATCCCTGAGATGACAAGTTGAAatatctgtctgtgcccttgagcaaaacaAAACCTTAAATTCTCCAGTGTCACAGTTGATAATGGTTGCCCCCTCAGAGGGTGTCCAAGGGACAACGGGTTATGAAAAGAAACATTAATACCTACGTGTGTGAATAGGACAGAGCAACACCCACTaatgttttattaaaatgttGGTGAGTAAGTGTGAAGTATGTAACTCTCACCTCCCAGAGCAAAAGCTGTGCTGACAAGCAGAATGATGGTCAATATCGCCATTGTGATAGtctcctgagagagaaagagagcatttTAAATCTGGAATGGCTGTTGGTACTCGAGGAGAGGTTATGGAAACCCTGTGTTAAGTACAAACGGTTCAACGGCTGAGGCAGCATTTCCTACACCCAGTCCAGAGGACCCCAAGAACCGAGTACGGGCAACA
Proteins encoded in this window:
- the LOC129850356 gene encoding equistatin-like, with product MAILTIILLVSTAFALGDATIRPKTPCERARDAATHGPIGAYIPTCDTAGQYTPKQCWGSAGYCWCVTSTGQKIQGTETPPGTAPINC